Proteins from a single region of Acidianus ambivalens:
- a CDS encoding translation initiation factor IF-2 subunit beta has protein sequence MEDYEYLLDRVYSKLPKKSQVSETQTLPSLIIFNVGNATIIKNFSEYCDRIRREDKLCMRYLLKELAAAGSINESGQLYIQGKFSSSVINTLMERFLKTYVQCSTCKSLDTVLVKEGKIWYIQCLACGAKNPVKPL, from the coding sequence ATGGAAGATTATGAATATCTCTTAGATAGAGTTTACTCTAAGTTACCTAAGAAATCTCAAGTAAGTGAAACACAGACATTACCTTCTCTTATAATTTTTAACGTTGGAAATGCTACAATTATAAAGAATTTTAGCGAATATTGCGATAGAATACGTAGAGAAGATAAACTTTGCATGAGGTATTTACTCAAAGAGTTGGCCGCAGCAGGTTCAATAAACGAATCTGGTCAATTGTATATTCAAGGAAAATTCTCCTCCTCAGTAATAAATACGTTAATGGAAAGGTTCTTAAAGACGTATGTTCAATGTAGCACTTGTAAGAGCTTAGATACTGTTCTAGTTAAAGAGGGTAAAATATGGTATATACAATGTTTAGCTTGTGGTGCAAAGAATCCAGTGAAACCGCTGTGA
- a CDS encoding DUF424 domain-containing protein encodes MKVILNVIRQNEHVFVNVCEKELLGKEFKNDKVILNVNKEFYGGDEVDMEYAFSLFNEATVVSIVGNYLVEEAIRRGYVHKNAILEVAGVKFAQVYNL; translated from the coding sequence ATGAAAGTAATCCTAAACGTAATTAGGCAAAACGAGCATGTATTTGTTAATGTATGCGAAAAAGAATTACTTGGAAAAGAATTTAAGAATGATAAAGTCATACTTAATGTAAACAAGGAATTCTATGGAGGAGATGAAGTAGATATGGAATACGCTTTTTCATTATTTAATGAAGCAACTGTTGTTAGCATAGTAGGAAATTATTTAGTGGAAGAGGCAATAAGAAGGGGATATGTGCATAAGAATGCTATACTTGAAGTTGCAGGAGTAAAGTTCGCGCAAGTTTATAATTTGTGA
- a CDS encoding 60S ribosomal export protein NMD3 gives MPKKFCIVCGREDVELIDRMCPSCYIKTKRLVEFPPVILGKICKICNAEWIDGKWVRLAETEYDAVRDVVLRYLAKEMIIDRNVKDYRIDMIKKWKERGGRSFAEIVVEGKVGNQAFRLKKKVELRLTYSICNDCLKRKSGYYEAIIQLRGRKEFSEEKRALFESFFTNETVHSISDVKISKDGIDYYFINKTAAKRLISTITSIVNAEITESYENETIKNGKREAKLVISVRI, from the coding sequence ATGCCTAAAAAATTCTGCATAGTTTGCGGTAGGGAAGACGTTGAGCTTATAGATAGAATGTGCCCTTCCTGTTATATTAAAACTAAGAGATTAGTAGAATTTCCACCAGTAATCTTAGGTAAAATATGTAAAATATGTAATGCTGAATGGATAGACGGTAAATGGGTAAGATTGGCAGAAACTGAATACGACGCAGTAAGAGACGTAGTATTAAGATACTTAGCTAAGGAAATGATAATCGATAGAAATGTAAAAGATTATAGAATAGATATGATTAAAAAATGGAAAGAGAGAGGTGGAAGGAGCTTTGCCGAGATTGTAGTTGAAGGAAAAGTTGGCAATCAAGCATTTAGATTGAAGAAAAAAGTAGAGTTAAGGTTAACGTATTCCATTTGTAATGATTGTTTAAAAAGAAAATCTGGATATTATGAAGCAATTATCCAGCTCAGAGGAAGAAAAGAATTCTCCGAGGAGAAAAGAGCGTTATTTGAATCATTTTTTACAAACGAAACTGTGCATTCTATATCAGACGTTAAAATAAGTAAGGATGGAATAGATTATTATTTCATAAATAAGACTGCGGCAAAGAGACTAATTTCTACCATAACATCCATAGTTAACGCAGAAATTACAGAAAGCTATGAAAATGAAACAATTAAAAATGGTAAAAGGGAGGCAAAACTTGTCATTTCGGTAAGAATTTAA
- the rnhB gene encoding ribonuclease HII, whose protein sequence is MDEAGRGCIIGPMVIAGVIIDEKIEGMLKEVGVKDSKMLSREKREKLFEIISEFAEAYIVNKAYPNEIDSSNLNELTYTKVIQIIYASLPLHPKIVTIDKVGNEDIVIMKIRELGLKDNVVFNADVKYIEASAASIIAKVTRDRIIDSLKKIYGDFGSGYPSDPKTRKWIIEIYEKDKNNPPPIIRRTWKTLLKIAPNYYISKG, encoded by the coding sequence ATAGACGAAGCAGGAAGAGGTTGCATAATAGGTCCCATGGTTATAGCAGGAGTTATAATAGACGAGAAAATTGAAGGAATGCTGAAAGAAGTTGGAGTTAAGGATAGTAAAATGTTAAGCAGGGAAAAGAGAGAGAAACTATTTGAGATAATATCAGAGTTTGCAGAAGCTTACATCGTAAATAAAGCGTACCCTAATGAAATAGACTCTAGTAACCTTAATGAGCTTACTTACACTAAAGTAATTCAAATAATCTATGCTTCATTACCATTACATCCTAAAATAGTAACCATAGATAAAGTAGGTAATGAAGATATCGTAATAATGAAGATTAGAGAACTTGGTCTAAAGGATAACGTAGTATTCAATGCTGATGTAAAATATATTGAAGCTAGCGCAGCAAGCATAATCGCTAAAGTAACTAGGGATAGGATAATAGACTCATTAAAAAAGATTTATGGCGATTTCGGTAGTGGATATCCTTCTGATCCTAAAACTAGGAAATGGATTATTGAGATTTACGAAAAAGATAAAAATAATCCTCCTCCCATAATAAGAAGAACGTGGAAAACTTTACTTAAGATAGCTCCAAATTATTATATTAGTAAGGGGTGA
- a CDS encoding TGS domain-containing protein, with product MVTNLPAEAKAKWLKVMDAKTPEEKIKAIQDFLSSVPKHKGTENLVYWARRRLAELREESERQRKKKSGSFSFFVEKEGAGQIIVLGREELKNPLVRKITNVKQDPKDFPIPAMTYYEDVGIQLVNPPPVILDSKLIVSKIIGLIRNTDGLLFVVEDKNEFLKFKEFLESNNILLGKPKGKVIIEKLRSGKEGIRIILLGKLVNTDENEIRKYLQDFGLKSAIVKIIGEVSLDDVEKSIFETVSYKPAVVVSLNPFDYPGIPVITKIDNLPKYLFDSLDIIRVYTKEPGEEPSKDPLILKRGSTVLDVAKKLHSSLYENFKYARIWGKSAKFPGQKVGEDHVLEDKDIVEIHTK from the coding sequence ATGGTTACTAATCTTCCTGCTGAAGCTAAGGCTAAATGGCTAAAAGTTATGGATGCTAAGACGCCAGAAGAGAAGATTAAGGCTATACAAGACTTTCTAAGCTCTGTTCCTAAGCACAAAGGTACAGAAAACTTAGTATATTGGGCTCGAAGAAGATTAGCGGAACTTAGAGAAGAATCTGAAAGACAGAGAAAGAAAAAGTCTGGTAGTTTTTCCTTTTTTGTAGAAAAAGAAGGAGCTGGACAAATTATCGTTCTAGGAAGAGAAGAATTAAAGAATCCATTAGTTAGGAAAATAACAAATGTAAAACAAGATCCAAAGGATTTTCCTATACCAGCCATGACGTATTATGAGGATGTAGGCATTCAGCTAGTTAATCCCCCTCCCGTAATCTTAGATTCAAAGCTTATTGTGAGTAAAATAATTGGATTAATAAGAAATACTGACGGTCTCTTGTTTGTAGTAGAAGACAAAAACGAATTCTTAAAATTTAAAGAATTCCTAGAAAGTAATAATATACTTCTAGGAAAACCTAAAGGAAAAGTAATAATTGAGAAATTAAGAAGCGGAAAAGAAGGAATAAGAATAATACTTCTAGGAAAACTTGTAAACACCGATGAGAACGAAATAAGGAAATATTTGCAAGACTTTGGTTTAAAGTCCGCAATAGTTAAAATAATAGGGGAGGTTAGTCTAGATGATGTGGAAAAATCAATATTTGAGACCGTAAGCTATAAACCTGCAGTAGTAGTCTCGTTAAACCCATTCGATTATCCTGGAATACCAGTAATAACTAAAATTGATAATCTTCCTAAGTATTTATTTGATAGTCTCGATATAATTAGAGTTTACACTAAGGAACCAGGGGAGGAACCTAGTAAAGATCCTCTTATTCTTAAGCGGGGTTCAACAGTATTAGATGTTGCTAAAAAGCTTCACTCATCCCTATATGAGAATTTTAAGTACGCAAGAATTTGGGGTAAATCTGCTAAGTTTCCAGGACAAAAGGTAGGGGAAGATCACGTTTTAGAAGATAAAGATATAGTAGAAATTCACACAAAATAG
- a CDS encoding type II secretion system F family protein: protein MAVKLKKKNKDAITLPKQYQLPIYASLVKLGIVKSMAKSYEQKLLMAGSSEDPQLFAAKIFFYLLLSSVLSVVLIGFGLFVIIKFYLVFRLAKYLALSFMMIIFGLIIPPVTYLANIATLSQKIESRRIGVDAELSAFTSVFTIFLRSGLTPRLMFDRLSSSSAFHYINGITLYVSKRIRYLGESVEDAMLHASQISPSKLLKDFFLAYVTAVRTGAPVINTIEAKAKDILDQLQLRASLAADRLSGIAESYVIWLSSGYIMFFLMMVLEAIFPVGGTSMIPILGVLAVTVLPLVNIIFIYGVEQTQLRFPEKKLNYNLFFIFLAIGMIVMFVLLVLEKQIFYFLTLSGGTDNIAPTVIAMTIGLLIASVPPAIILTKELKEGTGYDPYVVGFMRAIAEGLRAGLPPETIIKNIKDSKEMGKFGKILNEIYAYITLGYPLKDAFRKGAERIMDFTSKISLVSLADMMEIGSMTPETVESIARQIESQIKIKRDYESKVKILLVTPYMGVILSLIASVLLGSAILSLLLGQKISYAVGPLIEASVLLPRAIYITAISSIFNSFMAGLLVGKLGSGKIATGLIHSAILVMITAVMLLVLLHVHFAFYKPSTPTI from the coding sequence ATGGCAGTTAAGCTTAAAAAGAAGAATAAGGACGCAATTACATTGCCTAAACAATATCAACTACCTATTTATGCATCATTAGTAAAACTGGGGATAGTAAAATCTATGGCAAAATCTTATGAACAAAAATTACTAATGGCTGGAAGTAGTGAAGATCCGCAACTATTTGCAGCAAAAATTTTCTTTTATTTACTTTTATCTTCAGTGCTTTCTGTAGTTTTAATTGGATTTGGATTATTTGTAATTATAAAATTTTATTTAGTATTCAGATTAGCTAAATACTTAGCATTATCTTTTATGATGATAATTTTTGGTCTTATAATCCCTCCAGTTACTTATCTGGCTAATATAGCAACATTATCTCAAAAGATAGAATCAAGAAGAATAGGAGTTGATGCAGAGCTTTCTGCTTTTACATCCGTTTTCACAATATTTTTAAGATCTGGTTTAACTCCTAGGCTAATGTTCGATAGGCTTTCTTCTTCATCAGCGTTTCATTATATAAATGGTATAACTCTATATGTAAGCAAGAGAATTAGATATTTAGGAGAAAGCGTAGAAGATGCAATGTTGCACGCATCACAAATCTCTCCTTCTAAGCTTTTAAAGGATTTCTTCTTGGCATATGTAACTGCCGTAAGAACTGGAGCTCCAGTTATCAATACAATTGAGGCAAAAGCAAAAGACATTTTAGATCAACTACAATTAAGAGCCTCGCTAGCAGCGGATAGATTATCCGGTATTGCGGAATCATATGTAATTTGGTTATCTTCAGGATATATAATGTTCTTCCTAATGATGGTTCTAGAAGCTATTTTTCCAGTAGGAGGAACTTCGATGATACCAATACTAGGTGTACTAGCAGTTACTGTACTACCTTTAGTTAATATTATATTTATCTACGGTGTAGAACAAACTCAGTTAAGATTTCCAGAAAAGAAGCTGAATTATAATCTATTCTTTATATTTCTAGCAATAGGAATGATAGTAATGTTTGTATTGTTAGTTTTAGAAAAGCAAATATTTTACTTCCTTACACTATCTGGCGGAACAGATAATATTGCTCCAACAGTAATTGCAATGACCATAGGTTTATTAATAGCTTCCGTTCCTCCTGCAATAATTCTAACTAAGGAACTAAAAGAAGGTACTGGCTATGATCCTTATGTTGTAGGTTTCATGAGAGCCATAGCAGAAGGATTAAGAGCAGGTTTACCTCCAGAGACTATTATTAAGAATATCAAAGATTCAAAAGAAATGGGAAAATTTGGAAAAATTTTAAACGAAATTTACGCTTATATTACTTTAGGCTATCCATTAAAAGATGCATTTAGAAAAGGGGCAGAAAGAATAATGGATTTTACTTCTAAGATATCTTTAGTTTCACTGGCAGATATGATGGAGATTGGTAGCATGACTCCAGAAACTGTAGAAAGTATAGCAAGGCAAATAGAGTCGCAAATAAAAATTAAAAGAGATTATGAAAGTAAAGTGAAAATTTTACTAGTAACTCCATATATGGGAGTCATACTTTCTCTTATAGCTTCAGTACTTTTAGGATCAGCAATTCTTAGTCTCTTATTAGGACAAAAAATCAGTTATGCAGTAGGACCTCTTATTGAAGCGTCAGTCTTACTACCAAGAGCAATATACATAACAGCAATTTCTAGCATATTTAATTCTTTTATGGCGGGCTTATTGGTAGGAAAACTTGGATCTGGAAAAATAGCCACTGGTCTAATTCATTCTGCAATACTAGTCATGATTACTGCAGTAATGCTATTAGTTTTATTACATGTACACTTTGCTTTCTATAAACCTTCAACCCCCACTATATAA
- a CDS encoding type II/IV secretion system ATPase subunit — translation MKFSFPKLVFKNNQNKITVTKKIDLPAPLMPISAQPEELTEIISDYEINLLNIIPNDIKKTINDANIELSIANPHVFITYDQEKGIYKYVLLEPPMDYPAFDIYTFLISEIERRLVEESSTIDLGGILLASAAKRPDLKIIQGERAGLKLLSTRAKVALYYLLRNMFGYNVLTPLLGDFRIEDISCSGLDLPVFVYHREFEYIPTNITFQEKMKVLDMEVDGKELLDEMVLRLISLSGKTISIADPISDGILPKGDRIAATFRSEVSARGSSFVIRRFSERPITILDLINSGVISPDVAAYLWYAIDMRMSFMVIGVTGAGKTTVMSSILNLAKDSMKIVSIEDIPEIRLAQDNWVQLYARAAYGESGKEISLMDLLKLSLRYRPDIIVVGEIRGAEAYVLFQALSTGHGGATTFHAYDTDSAIKRLMNAPLNIPQEWIPMMNIVINVRRLPVYVGDKIILKRRVVGVDEIVSWNDFRRVVNWDAKSDTHILDIENAKVMRSRLEESGRTLQELKEELERRALYLKMLASARDVVQDPESYKLVKKYIIKYSIRPEEALAEVSRISSVKPTVQ, via the coding sequence ATGAAGTTTAGTTTTCCCAAATTAGTTTTTAAGAATAATCAGAATAAAATTACGGTTACAAAGAAAATAGACTTGCCTGCTCCTTTGATGCCTATTTCTGCTCAACCAGAGGAGTTAACGGAAATTATATCAGATTATGAAATTAATCTACTCAATATTATTCCTAATGACATAAAAAAGACAATAAATGATGCAAATATTGAACTTAGTATTGCTAATCCACATGTTTTTATAACATATGACCAAGAAAAAGGAATATATAAGTATGTGCTTTTAGAGCCTCCAATGGATTACCCAGCATTTGATATTTATACATTTTTAATTTCAGAAATAGAAAGAAGGCTAGTAGAAGAATCTTCTACTATCGATTTAGGTGGAATATTATTAGCTTCTGCGGCAAAAAGACCAGATCTAAAAATAATTCAAGGTGAGAGAGCCGGTTTAAAATTACTTAGTACTAGAGCTAAGGTTGCATTATATTACTTGCTTAGAAATATGTTCGGTTATAATGTTTTAACTCCACTCCTTGGAGATTTTAGAATAGAAGACATATCTTGTAGCGGATTAGATTTACCTGTTTTCGTTTATCATAGAGAATTTGAATATATTCCAACTAATATAACTTTCCAGGAAAAAATGAAAGTTCTGGATATGGAAGTTGATGGAAAAGAACTATTAGATGAAATGGTATTAAGACTCATTTCTCTATCGGGAAAAACCATTTCGATTGCTGATCCTATTTCAGACGGCATTTTACCTAAAGGAGATAGAATTGCCGCAACTTTTAGATCAGAAGTTAGCGCTAGAGGTTCCTCATTCGTAATAAGAAGATTTAGTGAGAGACCTATTACAATTCTTGATTTAATAAATTCTGGAGTTATTTCTCCAGATGTCGCAGCATATTTATGGTATGCAATAGACATGAGAATGTCATTCATGGTAATAGGGGTTACCGGTGCAGGAAAAACTACAGTAATGTCATCTATATTAAATCTAGCTAAAGACTCGATGAAAATTGTATCTATAGAAGATATACCAGAAATTAGACTAGCTCAAGATAACTGGGTACAATTATATGCAAGAGCCGCATACGGAGAGAGCGGAAAAGAAATCTCGTTAATGGACTTGTTAAAACTCTCTTTAAGATATAGGCCGGATATTATTGTTGTAGGAGAAATTAGAGGCGCGGAAGCTTACGTGTTATTTCAGGCTTTATCTACTGGACACGGAGGTGCAACAACATTTCACGCATACGACACAGACTCAGCAATAAAGAGGTTAATGAATGCTCCATTAAATATTCCGCAAGAATGGATACCAATGATGAATATAGTTATTAACGTTAGGAGGTTACCCGTTTATGTAGGAGATAAAATAATACTTAAGAGAAGAGTTGTTGGAGTTGACGAAATAGTAAGCTGGAATGACTTTAGGAGAGTAGTAAATTGGGATGCTAAATCAGATACTCATATTTTAGATATAGAAAATGCAAAGGTTATGAGAAGTAGATTAGAGGAGTCCGGAAGAACGCTACAAGAATTAAAAGAAGAACTAGAGAGAAGAGCTCTCTACTTAAAAATGCTAGCTTCTGCTAGGGACGTAGTTCAAGATCCAGAGAGCTACAAATTAGTAAAGAAATATATAATTAAATATAGCATAAGACCAGAAGAGGCATTAGCAGAAGTTAGTAGAATTTCGTCTGTTAAGCCTACTGTACAATAG
- a CDS encoding glycosyltransferase, protein MQVSIFLGFLLVFSSLLSSSWLVLQVYYIKSIKGEEIENRIDLQSQNNHKISIIIAIRNEDTGTINELIQNLRNINYDNYEVIIISDDPPEKFREILSNISKIPENVKIVRRSENKGRKAGALNYGVKISSGEYLVFLDAEARVENDFLIKISKYLTQFDAIAMRLRVRNKENCVENVYYQMTEHSMNALFLARDRKNFIIFPNGSAFAIKRRIFERIGEWKEGAITEDLEMGIRLALSNVKVKFINNIVIYTLSPFTLSDLYFQIKRWAYGSGELFFEGLLLLRKGLRGLEGFLYVIQWGIYSAFIFFLVLTSVLGFIVNISPYFYIISILIYIISILVYSINFKVNSYNLHKISSVVLWSSLIGFIQGFLHIGTKWRVTPKTNKSKDELPISIKIFGILLFIISFLELLKGLIFESLILFSLFLSIAIVQ, encoded by the coding sequence ATGCAAGTATCGATTTTTTTAGGATTTCTTCTTGTTTTTTCAAGTTTACTTTCGTCGTCGTGGTTAGTTCTACAAGTGTATTATATTAAATCCATTAAGGGAGAAGAAATTGAAAATAGGATTGATCTTCAATCTCAAAATAATCATAAAATCTCAATTATTATAGCAATAAGGAACGAAGATACTGGCACAATTAACGAATTAATACAAAATTTGCGAAATATAAATTATGATAACTATGAAGTTATAATAATATCAGATGATCCACCAGAGAAGTTTAGAGAAATATTATCTAATATAAGCAAAATACCGGAAAATGTAAAAATTGTTAGAAGAAGTGAGAATAAAGGAAGAAAAGCCGGTGCGTTGAATTATGGAGTGAAAATTAGTTCAGGTGAATATTTAGTATTTTTAGACGCTGAAGCGAGAGTCGAAAATGATTTTCTTATTAAGATTTCAAAATATTTAACTCAATTTGACGCAATAGCAATGAGATTAAGAGTAAGGAATAAGGAAAATTGCGTAGAAAATGTTTATTATCAAATGACAGAGCATTCCATGAATGCACTATTTCTTGCACGAGATAGAAAGAACTTTATAATATTTCCTAATGGTTCAGCCTTTGCTATAAAAAGACGAATATTTGAAAGAATAGGAGAGTGGAAAGAGGGAGCCATCACTGAAGACTTAGAAATGGGGATTAGACTTGCGCTATCTAATGTAAAAGTGAAATTTATAAACAACATAGTGATATATACACTTTCCCCATTTACTTTATCTGATCTTTATTTTCAAATAAAGAGGTGGGCCTATGGCTCTGGAGAATTATTTTTTGAAGGTTTATTACTATTGAGAAAAGGGTTAAGAGGATTAGAGGGATTTTTATATGTTATTCAGTGGGGTATTTATTCTGCCTTCATATTTTTCCTAGTATTGACCTCAGTCTTAGGATTTATAGTTAATATTTCACCTTACTTTTATATCATTTCTATATTAATTTATATCATTTCTATACTAGTTTATTCAATAAATTTTAAGGTAAATTCTTATAACCTGCATAAGATCTCGTCAGTAGTTCTATGGTCTTCACTAATCGGATTTATACAAGGTTTTTTGCATATAGGAACTAAATGGAGAGTGACCCCAAAAACAAATAAAAGCAAAGATGAATTACCTATATCTATTAAGATCTTTGGAATTTTACTATTTATAATATCATTCTTAGAGTTATTAAAAGGATTAATATTTGAGTCTCTGATTCTATTTTCTCTATTCTTAAGTATAGCTATTGTACAGTAG
- the ppa gene encoding inorganic diphosphatase, with amino-acid sequence MKVTPGSKAPELVNAFIEIPMGSNIKYEYDEEEEVLKVDRILYTSMFYPFNYGFIPGTMSEDGDPLDILVISNYPFNPGTVVEARPVGLIYMTDEEGVDKKIIAVPKDKVDPTFSNIKDVTDIPDAIKNKLVHFFEHYKELEPGKWVKISGWGTAQEAKEEIKKAIERNHK; translated from the coding sequence ATGAAAGTAACTCCAGGTTCTAAAGCTCCAGAATTAGTGAATGCTTTTATAGAAATACCTATGGGTTCTAATATAAAATATGAATATGATGAGGAAGAGGAAGTATTAAAAGTTGATAGAATATTATACACTTCAATGTTCTATCCATTTAATTACGGATTTATACCTGGAACAATGAGTGAAGACGGAGATCCACTTGATATATTGGTTATAAGCAATTATCCATTCAACCCAGGAACAGTAGTGGAAGCTAGGCCAGTTGGTTTAATTTATATGACTGATGAAGAAGGTGTTGATAAAAAGATAATCGCTGTTCCGAAGGACAAAGTAGATCCCACTTTTTCTAACATAAAAGATGTTACTGATATTCCGGATGCAATAAAAAACAAACTAGTCCACTTCTTTGAGCATTATAAAGAGTTAGAACCAGGTAAATGGGTTAAGATTTCGGGTTGGGGTACTGCACAAGAAGCTAAGGAGGAAATTAAGAAGGCAATAGAGAGGAATCATAAATAA
- a CDS encoding HD domain-containing protein: protein MDLERMIVASKNLVRTGWMQKGIPPAIGETVADHSFEAAVIAYYLARKLGEKGINVNPDHAAVLALFHDAGESVLGDLPKWTTERINKKDAEKEAFDEFGFGKELFVEFKEQKTIESKIAKISDRLSTYLQSERYMKQGYEVKEIAESYLPEIEKMISDYPISLIKDFIENVIRSKAFKE from the coding sequence ATGGATTTAGAAAGAATGATTGTTGCATCGAAAAATCTTGTAAGAACGGGATGGATGCAAAAGGGAATTCCTCCAGCTATAGGTGAAACTGTTGCTGACCATAGTTTTGAGGCAGCAGTAATAGCATATTATTTAGCGAGAAAATTGGGTGAAAAAGGTATAAATGTAAATCCTGATCATGCAGCAGTATTGGCTTTATTTCATGACGCTGGAGAGAGTGTATTAGGAGATTTGCCTAAATGGACAACTGAAAGAATAAATAAGAAAGATGCAGAAAAGGAAGCTTTTGATGAATTTGGATTTGGTAAAGAACTATTTGTAGAATTTAAAGAGCAGAAAACCATAGAGTCAAAAATTGCCAAAATTTCCGATAGACTGTCAACTTACTTACAGAGCGAAAGATATATGAAGCAAGGCTATGAAGTTAAAGAAATAGCGGAAAGCTATCTACCAGAAATAGAGAAAATGATTTCTGACTATCCTATCTCGCTAATAAAGGATTTTATAGAGAATGTTATAAGAAGTAAAGCATTTAAAGAATGA
- the thiD gene encoding bifunctional hydroxymethylpyrimidine kinase/phosphomethylpyrimidine kinase, translating into MIKNVALTVAGIDTGNGAGAETDIKVFEMLGVHGVMAVTAITAQNTKGISDIEVVKPDFLRKQIKVVKSDFDIKSVKIGMIYNKDQFKVVNEELSGYKIITDPVIYAKDGTQLINDVDEYKKLILKISTIITPNAVEASILSGIKIDTIKDAEEAIKKLYEEYGVPFVIVKGGHMRGEYSFDILFDGKEFYEIGYPRLDKKDTHGTGSVFASVIAGKIAKGEEVINAFREARKILQNAIDYGLEIGHGIGPIDPLVYNEKKSQKYQVIEDMTKIGDFIENEEKFWKLIPEVQSNVAHSISPQYVEDLNDIATFRGRIIRRWDRKVIVGYPAVFGNPTHTARLLLAIILNYRIGNTLINIRYDEKILSAFKSLGYEIIEINRELEPQHGEGKTMQWIIEYIKTQYGIKNNLPNVIFDKGMKGKEAMIRFWTNSTDEMIESLRLVCKSL; encoded by the coding sequence ATGATTAAAAATGTAGCATTAACGGTAGCAGGAATAGATACTGGAAACGGTGCTGGAGCAGAAACTGATATAAAAGTATTTGAAATGCTCGGAGTTCATGGAGTTATGGCAGTAACTGCGATCACTGCACAGAATACAAAAGGAATTTCGGACATAGAAGTTGTGAAACCTGATTTCTTAAGAAAGCAAATAAAAGTTGTTAAGAGCGATTTTGATATCAAGTCGGTAAAAATAGGAATGATTTATAATAAGGATCAATTTAAGGTGGTAAATGAAGAATTATCTGGGTATAAAATTATTACCGATCCAGTAATTTATGCAAAGGACGGAACTCAACTAATTAACGACGTTGATGAGTATAAGAAATTGATTTTGAAAATATCAACAATTATAACTCCTAATGCAGTAGAGGCATCTATACTTTCTGGAATTAAAATAGATACAATAAAGGACGCCGAAGAAGCTATAAAAAAACTTTACGAAGAATACGGAGTTCCTTTTGTAATAGTAAAAGGAGGTCATATGAGAGGCGAATATAGTTTTGATATATTATTTGATGGTAAAGAATTTTATGAGATAGGCTATCCTAGGTTAGATAAGAAGGACACTCATGGAACAGGGAGCGTTTTCGCATCTGTAATAGCTGGTAAAATTGCTAAAGGAGAAGAAGTAATTAATGCTTTTAGAGAAGCCAGAAAGATTTTGCAAAATGCAATTGATTATGGTCTAGAAATAGGACATGGTATAGGTCCTATTGATCCGCTAGTATATAACGAGAAAAAATCGCAGAAATATCAAGTTATTGAAGATATGACGAAAATTGGTGATTTTATAGAAAACGAAGAAAAATTCTGGAAACTAATACCAGAAGTTCAATCTAATGTTGCACATAGTATTTCTCCTCAATATGTAGAAGATTTAAACGATATAGCCACATTTAGAGGGAGAATAATTAGACGATGGGATAGAAAAGTCATAGTAGGATATCCTGCAGTTTTCGGTAATCCAACTCATACTGCAAGACTTTTATTAGCTATAATACTCAATTACAGAATTGGAAATACTTTGATAAATATTAGATATGATGAGAAAATTTTGTCTGCATTTAAATCCTTGGGGTACGAGATTATTGAGATAAACAGAGAATTAGAACCTCAGCATGGAGAAGGCAAAACCATGCAATGGATAATAGAATATATAAAAACGCAATACGGAATAAAGAATAATCTGCCTAATGTTATTTTCGATAAGGGTATGAAAGGAAAAGAGGCTATGATAAGATTTTGGACAAATAGCACTGACGAAATGATAGAATCTTTAAGGTTAGTATGCAAAAGTCTTTAG